The Halichoerus grypus chromosome 15, mHalGry1.hap1.1, whole genome shotgun sequence genome includes a window with the following:
- the TRIM28 gene encoding transcription intermediary factor 1-beta isoform X1 produces MAASAAAASAAAAAAAASGSPGPGEGSAGGEKRAAASSAAASASASASASSPAGGGGEALELLEHCGVCRERLRPEREPRLLPCLHSACSACLGPPAPAAANSSGDGGAAGDGAVVDCPVCKQQCFSKDIVENYFMRDSGSKAATDSQDANQCCTSCEDNAPATSYCVECSEPLCETCVEAHQRVKYTKDHTVRSTGPAKSRDGERTVYCNVHKHEPLVLFCESCDTLTCRDCQLNAHKDHQYQFLEDAVRNQRKLLASLVKRLGDKHATLQKNTKEVRSSIRQVSDVQKRVQVDVKMAILQIMKELNKRGRVLVNDAQKVTEGQQERLERQHWTMTKIQKHQEHILRFASWALESDNNTALLLSKKLIYFQLHRALKMIVDPVEPHGEMKFQWDLNAWTKSAEAFGKIVAERPGTNSTGPTSMAPPRAPGPLSKQGSGSSQPMEVQEGYGFGSADDPYSSAEPHVSGVKRSRSGEGEVSGLMRKVPRVSLERLDLDLTADSQPPVFKVFPGSTTEDYNLIVIERGAAAAAAGQPGTAPPGAPGAPPLPGMAIVKEEETEAAIGAPPAATEGPETKPVLMALAEGPGAEGPRLASPSGSTSSGLEVVAPEGSSAPAGGPGALDDSATICRVCQKPGDLVMCNQCEFCFHLDCHLPALQDVPGEEWSCSLCHVLPDLKEEDGSLSLDGGDSTGVVAKLSPANQQKCERVLLALFCHEPCRPLHQLATDSTFSLDQPGGTLDLTLIRARLQEKLSPPYSSPQEFAQDVGRMFKQFNKLTEDKADVQSIIGLQRFFETRMNEAFGDTKFSAVLVEPPPLSLPGAGLSAQELSSGPGDGP; encoded by the exons ATGGCGGCCTCGGCGGCGGCGGCctccgcggcggcggcggcggcggccgcctCGGGCAGCCCGGGCCCGGGCGAGGGCTCTGCTGGCGGCGAAAAGCGCGCCGCCGCCTCGTCGGCCGCGGCCTCGGCCTCGGCCTCGGCCTCGGCCTCGTCGCCCGCGGGGGGCGGCGGCGAGGCGCTGGAGCTGCTGGAGCACTGCGGTGTGTGCCGGGAGCGCCTGCGCCCCGAGAGGGAGCCTCGCTTGTTACCTTGCCTGCACTCGGCTTGCAGTGCCTGCCTCGGGCCCCCGGCGCCCGCCGCCGCCAACAGCTCGGGGGATGGCGGCGCGGCGGGCGACGGCGCCG tGGTGGACTGTCCGGTGTGCAAGCAGCAATGCTTCTCCAAAGACATTGTGGAGAATTACTTTATGCGTGACAGTGGCAGCAAGGCTGCCACAGACTCGCAGGATGCAAATCAG TGCTGCACTAGCTGTGAGGATAATGCCCCTGCCACCAGCTACTGTGTGGAGTGCTCTGAGCCGCTGTGTGAGACGTGTGTGGAGGCACACCAGCGGGTGAAGTACACGAAGGACCACACCGTGCGCTCCACTG GGCCAGCCAAGTCAAGAGATGGTGAGCGTACAGTGTACTGCAACGTGCACAAGCATGAGCCCCTCGTGCTGTTCTGCGAGAGCTGTGACACCCTCACCTGCCGGGACTGCCAGCTCAACGCCCATAAGGACCACCA ATATCAGTTCCTGGAAGATGCAGTGAGGAACCAGCGCAAGCTCCTGGCCTCGCTGGTGAAGCGCCTCGGGGACAAGCATGCAACGCTGCAGAAGAACACCAAGGAGGTTCGCAGCTC gaTCCGCCAGGTGTCTGATGTACAGAAGCGTGTGCAGGTGGATGTTAAGATGGCCATCTTGCAGATCATGAAGGAACTGAACAAGCGGGGCCGTGTGCTGGTCAACGATGCCCAG AAGGTGACTGAAGGGCAGCAGGAGCGCCTGGAGCGACAACACTGGACCATGACCAAGATCCAGAAGCACCAGGAACATATCCTGCGCTTTGCCTCATGGGCTCTGGAGAGTGACAACAACACGGCCCTGCTGCTCTCCAAGAAGCTG ATCTACTTTCAGCTGCATCGGGCCCTCAAGATGATTGTGGACCCTGTGGAGCCACATGGCGAGATGAAGTTCCAGTGGGACCTCAATGCCTGGACCAAGAGTGCAGAGGCTTttg GCAAGATCGTGGCAGAGCGTCCTGGCACCAACTCAACAGGCCCTACGTCCATGGCCCCTCCTCGGGCTCCAGGGCCCTTGAGCAAGCAGGGCTCTGGCAGCAGCCAG CCCATGGAGGTGCAGGAAGGCTatggctttggctcag CAGACGATCCTTACtcgagtgcagagccccatgtgtcAGGTGTGAAGCG GTCCCGCTCAGGTGAGGGCGAGGTGAGTGGCCTCATGCGCAAGGTGCCACGGGTGAGCCTCGAGCGCTTGGACCTGGATCTCACGGCTGATAGTCAGCCACCAGTTTTCAAGGTCTTCCCAGGCAGCACCACTGAGGATTATAATCTCATCGTCATCGAGCGTGGTGCTGCAGCTGCTGCGGCTGGACAGCCTGGGACTGCTCCACCCGGGGCCCCTGGGGCCCCGCCTCTGCCTGGTATGGCCATAGTCAAG gaagaagagacagaggCTGCCATCGGAGCCCCGCCTGCTGCCACTGAGGGCCCTGAGACCAAGCCTGTGCTGATGGCCCTGGCGGAGGGCCCTGGTGCTGAGGGCCCACGCCTGGCCTCACCCAGTGGCAGCACCAGTTCAGGTCTGGAGGTGGTGGCTCCAGAGGGCAGTTCAGCCCCAGCAGGTGGCCCGGGTGCCCTGGATGACAGTGCCACCATCTGCCGTGTCTGCCAGAAGCCAGGCGATCTGGTCATGTGCAACCAGTGCGAGTTCTGCTTCCACCTGGACTGCCACCTGCCTGCCCTGCAGGATGTGCCAGG GGAGGAGTGGAGTTGCTCTCTTTGCCATGTGCTACCCGATCTGAAAGAGGAGGATGGCAGCCTGAGCCTGGATGGTGGTGATAGCACTGGTGTGGTGGCCAAGCTCTCGCCAGCCAACCAGCAG AAGTGTGAGCGTGTTTTGCTGGCCCTGTTCTGTCATGAGCCCTGCCGGCCCCTGCACCAGCTGGCTACTGACTCCACTTTCTCCCTG GATCAGCCTGGCGGCACCCTGGACCTAACCCTGATCCGTGCCCGTCTCCAGGAGAAGTTGTCGCCCCCCTATAGTTCCCCCCAGGAGTTTGCCCAGGATGTGGGCCGCATGTTTAAGCAGTTCAACAAGCTGACAGAG GACAAGGCAGACGTGCAGTCCATCATCGGCCTGCAGCGCTTCTTTGAGACTCGCATGAACGAGGCCTTTGGTGACACCAAGTTCTCAGCTGTGCTGGTGGAGCCCCCGCCGCTGAGCCTGCCCGGTGCTGGCCTGAGTGCCCAGGAGCTATCCAGTGGTCCTGGTGATGGCCCTTGA
- the TRIM28 gene encoding transcription intermediary factor 1-beta isoform X2, producing MAASAAAASAAAAAAAASGSPGPGEGSAGGEKRAAASSAAASASASASASSPAGGGGEALELLEHCGVCRERLRPEREPRLLPCLHSACSACLGPPAPAAANSSGDGGAAGDGAVVDCPVCKQQCFSKDIVENYFMRDSGSKAATDSQDANQCCTSCEDNAPATSYCVECSEPLCETCVEAHQRVKYTKDHTVRSTGPAKSRDGERTVYCNVHKHEPLVLFCESCDTLTCRDCQLNAHKDHQYQFLEDAVRNQRKLLASLVKRLGDKHATLQKNTKEVRSSIRQVSDVQKRVQVDVKMAILQIMKELNKRGRVLVNDAQKVTEGQQERLERQHWTMTKIQKHQEHILRFASWALESDNNTALLLSKKLIYFQLHRALKMIVDPVEPHGEMKFQWDLNAWTKSAEAFGKIVAERPGTNSTGPTSMAPPRAPGPLSKQGSGSSQPMEVQEGYGFGSDDPYSSAEPHVSGVKRSRSGEGEVSGLMRKVPRVSLERLDLDLTADSQPPVFKVFPGSTTEDYNLIVIERGAAAAAAGQPGTAPPGAPGAPPLPGMAIVKEEETEAAIGAPPAATEGPETKPVLMALAEGPGAEGPRLASPSGSTSSGLEVVAPEGSSAPAGGPGALDDSATICRVCQKPGDLVMCNQCEFCFHLDCHLPALQDVPGEEWSCSLCHVLPDLKEEDGSLSLDGGDSTGVVAKLSPANQQKCERVLLALFCHEPCRPLHQLATDSTFSLDQPGGTLDLTLIRARLQEKLSPPYSSPQEFAQDVGRMFKQFNKLTEDKADVQSIIGLQRFFETRMNEAFGDTKFSAVLVEPPPLSLPGAGLSAQELSSGPGDGP from the exons ATGGCGGCCTCGGCGGCGGCGGCctccgcggcggcggcggcggcggccgcctCGGGCAGCCCGGGCCCGGGCGAGGGCTCTGCTGGCGGCGAAAAGCGCGCCGCCGCCTCGTCGGCCGCGGCCTCGGCCTCGGCCTCGGCCTCGGCCTCGTCGCCCGCGGGGGGCGGCGGCGAGGCGCTGGAGCTGCTGGAGCACTGCGGTGTGTGCCGGGAGCGCCTGCGCCCCGAGAGGGAGCCTCGCTTGTTACCTTGCCTGCACTCGGCTTGCAGTGCCTGCCTCGGGCCCCCGGCGCCCGCCGCCGCCAACAGCTCGGGGGATGGCGGCGCGGCGGGCGACGGCGCCG tGGTGGACTGTCCGGTGTGCAAGCAGCAATGCTTCTCCAAAGACATTGTGGAGAATTACTTTATGCGTGACAGTGGCAGCAAGGCTGCCACAGACTCGCAGGATGCAAATCAG TGCTGCACTAGCTGTGAGGATAATGCCCCTGCCACCAGCTACTGTGTGGAGTGCTCTGAGCCGCTGTGTGAGACGTGTGTGGAGGCACACCAGCGGGTGAAGTACACGAAGGACCACACCGTGCGCTCCACTG GGCCAGCCAAGTCAAGAGATGGTGAGCGTACAGTGTACTGCAACGTGCACAAGCATGAGCCCCTCGTGCTGTTCTGCGAGAGCTGTGACACCCTCACCTGCCGGGACTGCCAGCTCAACGCCCATAAGGACCACCA ATATCAGTTCCTGGAAGATGCAGTGAGGAACCAGCGCAAGCTCCTGGCCTCGCTGGTGAAGCGCCTCGGGGACAAGCATGCAACGCTGCAGAAGAACACCAAGGAGGTTCGCAGCTC gaTCCGCCAGGTGTCTGATGTACAGAAGCGTGTGCAGGTGGATGTTAAGATGGCCATCTTGCAGATCATGAAGGAACTGAACAAGCGGGGCCGTGTGCTGGTCAACGATGCCCAG AAGGTGACTGAAGGGCAGCAGGAGCGCCTGGAGCGACAACACTGGACCATGACCAAGATCCAGAAGCACCAGGAACATATCCTGCGCTTTGCCTCATGGGCTCTGGAGAGTGACAACAACACGGCCCTGCTGCTCTCCAAGAAGCTG ATCTACTTTCAGCTGCATCGGGCCCTCAAGATGATTGTGGACCCTGTGGAGCCACATGGCGAGATGAAGTTCCAGTGGGACCTCAATGCCTGGACCAAGAGTGCAGAGGCTTttg GCAAGATCGTGGCAGAGCGTCCTGGCACCAACTCAACAGGCCCTACGTCCATGGCCCCTCCTCGGGCTCCAGGGCCCTTGAGCAAGCAGGGCTCTGGCAGCAGCCAG CCCATGGAGGTGCAGGAAGGCTatggctttggctcag ACGATCCTTACtcgagtgcagagccccatgtgtcAGGTGTGAAGCG GTCCCGCTCAGGTGAGGGCGAGGTGAGTGGCCTCATGCGCAAGGTGCCACGGGTGAGCCTCGAGCGCTTGGACCTGGATCTCACGGCTGATAGTCAGCCACCAGTTTTCAAGGTCTTCCCAGGCAGCACCACTGAGGATTATAATCTCATCGTCATCGAGCGTGGTGCTGCAGCTGCTGCGGCTGGACAGCCTGGGACTGCTCCACCCGGGGCCCCTGGGGCCCCGCCTCTGCCTGGTATGGCCATAGTCAAG gaagaagagacagaggCTGCCATCGGAGCCCCGCCTGCTGCCACTGAGGGCCCTGAGACCAAGCCTGTGCTGATGGCCCTGGCGGAGGGCCCTGGTGCTGAGGGCCCACGCCTGGCCTCACCCAGTGGCAGCACCAGTTCAGGTCTGGAGGTGGTGGCTCCAGAGGGCAGTTCAGCCCCAGCAGGTGGCCCGGGTGCCCTGGATGACAGTGCCACCATCTGCCGTGTCTGCCAGAAGCCAGGCGATCTGGTCATGTGCAACCAGTGCGAGTTCTGCTTCCACCTGGACTGCCACCTGCCTGCCCTGCAGGATGTGCCAGG GGAGGAGTGGAGTTGCTCTCTTTGCCATGTGCTACCCGATCTGAAAGAGGAGGATGGCAGCCTGAGCCTGGATGGTGGTGATAGCACTGGTGTGGTGGCCAAGCTCTCGCCAGCCAACCAGCAG AAGTGTGAGCGTGTTTTGCTGGCCCTGTTCTGTCATGAGCCCTGCCGGCCCCTGCACCAGCTGGCTACTGACTCCACTTTCTCCCTG GATCAGCCTGGCGGCACCCTGGACCTAACCCTGATCCGTGCCCGTCTCCAGGAGAAGTTGTCGCCCCCCTATAGTTCCCCCCAGGAGTTTGCCCAGGATGTGGGCCGCATGTTTAAGCAGTTCAACAAGCTGACAGAG GACAAGGCAGACGTGCAGTCCATCATCGGCCTGCAGCGCTTCTTTGAGACTCGCATGAACGAGGCCTTTGGTGACACCAAGTTCTCAGCTGTGCTGGTGGAGCCCCCGCCGCTGAGCCTGCCCGGTGCTGGCCTGAGTGCCCAGGAGCTATCCAGTGGTCCTGGTGATGGCCCTTGA
- the TRIM28 gene encoding transcription intermediary factor 1-beta isoform X3 produces MRDSGSKAATDSQDANQCCTSCEDNAPATSYCVECSEPLCETCVEAHQRVKYTKDHTVRSTGPAKSRDGERTVYCNVHKHEPLVLFCESCDTLTCRDCQLNAHKDHQYQFLEDAVRNQRKLLASLVKRLGDKHATLQKNTKEVRSSIRQVSDVQKRVQVDVKMAILQIMKELNKRGRVLVNDAQKVTEGQQERLERQHWTMTKIQKHQEHILRFASWALESDNNTALLLSKKLIYFQLHRALKMIVDPVEPHGEMKFQWDLNAWTKSAEAFGKIVAERPGTNSTGPTSMAPPRAPGPLSKQGSGSSQPMEVQEGYGFGSADDPYSSAEPHVSGVKRSRSGEGEVSGLMRKVPRVSLERLDLDLTADSQPPVFKVFPGSTTEDYNLIVIERGAAAAAAGQPGTAPPGAPGAPPLPGMAIVKEEETEAAIGAPPAATEGPETKPVLMALAEGPGAEGPRLASPSGSTSSGLEVVAPEGSSAPAGGPGALDDSATICRVCQKPGDLVMCNQCEFCFHLDCHLPALQDVPGEEWSCSLCHVLPDLKEEDGSLSLDGGDSTGVVAKLSPANQQKCERVLLALFCHEPCRPLHQLATDSTFSLDQPGGTLDLTLIRARLQEKLSPPYSSPQEFAQDVGRMFKQFNKLTEDKADVQSIIGLQRFFETRMNEAFGDTKFSAVLVEPPPLSLPGAGLSAQELSSGPGDGP; encoded by the exons ATGCGTGACAGTGGCAGCAAGGCTGCCACAGACTCGCAGGATGCAAATCAG TGCTGCACTAGCTGTGAGGATAATGCCCCTGCCACCAGCTACTGTGTGGAGTGCTCTGAGCCGCTGTGTGAGACGTGTGTGGAGGCACACCAGCGGGTGAAGTACACGAAGGACCACACCGTGCGCTCCACTG GGCCAGCCAAGTCAAGAGATGGTGAGCGTACAGTGTACTGCAACGTGCACAAGCATGAGCCCCTCGTGCTGTTCTGCGAGAGCTGTGACACCCTCACCTGCCGGGACTGCCAGCTCAACGCCCATAAGGACCACCA ATATCAGTTCCTGGAAGATGCAGTGAGGAACCAGCGCAAGCTCCTGGCCTCGCTGGTGAAGCGCCTCGGGGACAAGCATGCAACGCTGCAGAAGAACACCAAGGAGGTTCGCAGCTC gaTCCGCCAGGTGTCTGATGTACAGAAGCGTGTGCAGGTGGATGTTAAGATGGCCATCTTGCAGATCATGAAGGAACTGAACAAGCGGGGCCGTGTGCTGGTCAACGATGCCCAG AAGGTGACTGAAGGGCAGCAGGAGCGCCTGGAGCGACAACACTGGACCATGACCAAGATCCAGAAGCACCAGGAACATATCCTGCGCTTTGCCTCATGGGCTCTGGAGAGTGACAACAACACGGCCCTGCTGCTCTCCAAGAAGCTG ATCTACTTTCAGCTGCATCGGGCCCTCAAGATGATTGTGGACCCTGTGGAGCCACATGGCGAGATGAAGTTCCAGTGGGACCTCAATGCCTGGACCAAGAGTGCAGAGGCTTttg GCAAGATCGTGGCAGAGCGTCCTGGCACCAACTCAACAGGCCCTACGTCCATGGCCCCTCCTCGGGCTCCAGGGCCCTTGAGCAAGCAGGGCTCTGGCAGCAGCCAG CCCATGGAGGTGCAGGAAGGCTatggctttggctcag CAGACGATCCTTACtcgagtgcagagccccatgtgtcAGGTGTGAAGCG GTCCCGCTCAGGTGAGGGCGAGGTGAGTGGCCTCATGCGCAAGGTGCCACGGGTGAGCCTCGAGCGCTTGGACCTGGATCTCACGGCTGATAGTCAGCCACCAGTTTTCAAGGTCTTCCCAGGCAGCACCACTGAGGATTATAATCTCATCGTCATCGAGCGTGGTGCTGCAGCTGCTGCGGCTGGACAGCCTGGGACTGCTCCACCCGGGGCCCCTGGGGCCCCGCCTCTGCCTGGTATGGCCATAGTCAAG gaagaagagacagaggCTGCCATCGGAGCCCCGCCTGCTGCCACTGAGGGCCCTGAGACCAAGCCTGTGCTGATGGCCCTGGCGGAGGGCCCTGGTGCTGAGGGCCCACGCCTGGCCTCACCCAGTGGCAGCACCAGTTCAGGTCTGGAGGTGGTGGCTCCAGAGGGCAGTTCAGCCCCAGCAGGTGGCCCGGGTGCCCTGGATGACAGTGCCACCATCTGCCGTGTCTGCCAGAAGCCAGGCGATCTGGTCATGTGCAACCAGTGCGAGTTCTGCTTCCACCTGGACTGCCACCTGCCTGCCCTGCAGGATGTGCCAGG GGAGGAGTGGAGTTGCTCTCTTTGCCATGTGCTACCCGATCTGAAAGAGGAGGATGGCAGCCTGAGCCTGGATGGTGGTGATAGCACTGGTGTGGTGGCCAAGCTCTCGCCAGCCAACCAGCAG AAGTGTGAGCGTGTTTTGCTGGCCCTGTTCTGTCATGAGCCCTGCCGGCCCCTGCACCAGCTGGCTACTGACTCCACTTTCTCCCTG GATCAGCCTGGCGGCACCCTGGACCTAACCCTGATCCGTGCCCGTCTCCAGGAGAAGTTGTCGCCCCCCTATAGTTCCCCCCAGGAGTTTGCCCAGGATGTGGGCCGCATGTTTAAGCAGTTCAACAAGCTGACAGAG GACAAGGCAGACGTGCAGTCCATCATCGGCCTGCAGCGCTTCTTTGAGACTCGCATGAACGAGGCCTTTGGTGACACCAAGTTCTCAGCTGTGCTGGTGGAGCCCCCGCCGCTGAGCCTGCCCGGTGCTGGCCTGAGTGCCCAGGAGCTATCCAGTGGTCCTGGTGATGGCCCTTGA
- the CHMP2A gene encoding charged multivesicular body protein 2a, protein MDLLFGRRKTPEELLRQNQRALNRAMRELDRERQKLETQEKKIIADIKKMAKQGQMDAVRIMAKDLVRTRRYVRKFVLMRANIQAVSLKIQTLKSNNSMAQAMKGVTKAMGTMNRQLKLPQIQKIMMEFERQAEIMDMKEEMMNDAIDDAMGDEEDEEESDAVVSQVLDELGLSLTDELSNLPSTGGSLSVAASGKKAEAAASALVDADADLEERLKNLRRD, encoded by the exons ATGGATTTGTTGTTTGGGCGCCGGAAGACACCAGAGGAGTTGCTGAGGCAGAACCAGCGAGCCCTGAACCGTGCCATGCGAGAGTTGGACCGTGAGCGACAgaagctagagacccaggagaagAAAATCATCGCAGACATCAAGAAGATGGCCAAGCAGGGCCAGATG GATGCTGTGCGTATCATGGCAAAAGACCTGGTGCGCACTCGGCGTTATGTGCGCAAATTTGTGTTGATGCGGGCCAACATCCAGGCTGTGTCCCTGAAGATCCAGACACTGAAGTCTAACAACTCAATGGCGCAAGCTATGAAAGGGGTCACCAAGGCCATGGGCACCATGAACAGACAG CTGAAGTTGCCTCAGATCCAGAAGATCATGATGGAATTTGAGCGGCAGGCCGAGATCATGGACATGAAGGAGGAGATGATGAACGATGCCATTGATGATGCCATGGGTgatgaggaagatgaagaagaaag TGACGCTGTTGTGTCCCAGGTCCTGGATGAGCTGGGATTGAGCCTGACAGACGAGCTGTCAA acCTCCCCTCCACCGGAGGCTCACTCAGTGTGGCTGCCAGTGGGAAGAAAGCAGAGGCAGCAGCTTCAGCCCTAGTAGATGCAGACGCAGACCTGGAGGAGCGGCTCAAGAATCTGCGGAGGGACTGA
- the UBE2M gene encoding NEDD8-conjugating enzyme Ubc12 gives MIKLFSLKQQKKEEESAGGTKGSSKKASAAQLRIQKDINELNLPKTCDISFSDPDDLLNFKLVICPDEGFYKSGKFVFSFKVGQGYPHDPPKVKCETMVYHPNIDLEGNVCLNILREDWKPVLTINSIIYGLQYLFLEPNPEDPLNKEAAEVLQNNRRLFEQNVQRSMRGGYIGSTYFERCLK, from the exons atGATCAAGCTGTTCTCGCTGAAGCagcagaagaaggaggaggagtcGGCGGGCGGCACCAAGGGCAGCAGCAAGAAGGCGTCGGCTGCGCAGCTGCGGATCCAGAAGG ACATAAACGAGCTGAACCTGCCCAAGACGTGTGACATCAGCTTTTCAGATCCAGACGATCTCCTCAACTTCAAGCTGGTTATCTGTCCTGATGAG GGCTTCTACAAGAGTGGGAAGTTTGTGTTCAGTTTTAAG GTGGGCCAGGGTTACCCACATGACCCCCCCAAGGTGAAGTGTGAGACGATGGTCTATCACCCCAACATTGACCTCGAGGGCAACGTCTGCCTCAACATCCTCAG AGAGGACTGGAAGCCAGTCCTTACGATAAACTCCATAATTTATGGCCTGCAGTATCTCTTCTTG GAGCCCAACCCCGAAGACCCACTGAACAAGGAGGCCGCCGAGGTCCTGCAGAACAACCGGCGGCTGTTTGAGCAGAATGTGCAGCGCTCCATGCGGGGTGGCTATATCGGCTCCACCTACTTCGAGCGCTGCCTGAAATAG